A single Rhinolophus ferrumequinum isolate MPI-CBG mRhiFer1 chromosome 12, mRhiFer1_v1.p, whole genome shotgun sequence DNA region contains:
- the RAB14 gene encoding ras-related protein Rab-14, giving the protein MATAPYNYSYIFKYIIIGDMGVGKSCLLHQFTEKKFMADCPHTIGVEFGTRIIEVSGQKIKLQIWDTAGQERFRAVTRSYYRGAAGALMVYDITRRSTYNHLSSWLTDARNLTNPNTVIILIGNKADLEAQRDVTYEEAKQFAEENGLLFLEASAKTGENVEDAFLEAAKKIYQNIQDGSLDLNAAESGVQHKPSAPQGGRLTSEPQPQREGCGC; this is encoded by the exons ATGGCAACTGCACCGTACAACTACTCTtacatctttaaatatattattattg ggGACATGGGAGTAGGAAAATCTTGCTTGCTTCaccaatttacagaaaaaaaat TTATGGCTGATTGTCCTCACACAATTGGTGTTGAATTTGGTACAAGAATAATTGAAGTTAGTGGCCAAAAAATCAAACTGCAGATTTGGGATACAGCAGGACAGGAGAGGTTTAGGGCTGTTACGCGGAGCTACTACAGAGGAGCTGCAGGAGCGCTTATGGTGTATGATATCACTAG AAGAAGTACATATAACCACTTAAGCAGCTGGTTGACAGATGCAAGGAATCTCACCAATCCAAATACT GTAATAATTCTCATAGGAAATAAAGCAGAtttggaggcacagagagatgttACATATGAAGAAGCCAAACAGTTTGCTGAAGAAAACG gtttattGTTCCTTGAAGCAAGTGCAAAAAC GGGAGAGAACGTAGAAGATGCTTTCCTTGAGGCTGCCAAGAAAATCTATCAGAACATTCAGGATGGAAGCCTGGATCTGAATGCTGCCGAGTCTGGTGTACAACACAAACCTTCAGCTCCGCAGGGAGGCCGACTAACCAGTGAACCCCAACCCCAGAGAGAAGGCTGTGGCTGCTAG